In one Magnetospirillum sp. genomic region, the following are encoded:
- a CDS encoding CBS domain-containing protein: protein MNRKIVPDVISGVQNIATASSSMSVREASIAMASRRIGAVVVVDAAGRMAGIFTERDVMTKVVAGRRDPDATTLAEVMTPNPDTIGPDDAAGEALDMMRKHGYRHLPVVDGTRLIGIVSVRDLYATALGELEQGLQERDAFISGSAGYGLT from the coding sequence ATGAACCGTAAAATCGTTCCCGACGTGATTTCGGGCGTCCAGAACATTGCCACGGCCAGCTCGAGCATGAGCGTGCGCGAGGCCTCGATCGCGATGGCGAGCCGGCGCATCGGTGCGGTTGTGGTGGTCGATGCGGCCGGTCGTATGGCGGGTATCTTCACCGAGCGCGACGTGATGACGAAGGTCGTGGCCGGGCGCCGCGATCCGGACGCAACGACGCTCGCTGAAGTGATGACGCCCAATCCCGACACGATCGGCCCCGACGACGCCGCGGGCGAAGCGCTCGACATGATGCGCAAGCACGGCTATCGCCATTTGCCGGTCGTCGATGGCACGCGTCTTATCGGCATCGTGTCGGTGCGCGACCTTTACGCGACTGCACTGGGGGAACTCGAACAAGGCCTGCAGGAGCGCGACGCGTTCATCTCGGGCTCGGCCGGTTACGGGCTCACGTAA
- a CDS encoding DUF2889 domain-containing protein: protein MPLPEPEIAREPIHTRRIECSGYRRADGLWDIEGHLVDTKAYGFDNQWRGHLAPGTPLHEMRLRLTIDDGYLVHAVAASTDASPFEMCPAIVPNFQALVGLRIGKGWRKHVQERLGGVKGCTHLVELALGAMATAAFQTIVPLRAKEKPAEDGRAGFLDTCHALAADSPVVAAHWPQLYTGKN from the coding sequence ATGCCCTTGCCCGAACCCGAAATCGCCCGCGAACCCATTCACACCCGCCGCATCGAATGCAGCGGTTACCGGCGCGCCGACGGGCTGTGGGACATCGAAGGCCATCTGGTCGACACCAAAGCCTACGGATTCGACAATCAATGGCGCGGGCACCTTGCCCCCGGCACGCCGCTGCACGAGATGCGGCTGCGCCTCACGATCGACGACGGCTATCTCGTGCATGCGGTCGCAGCCTCGACCGACGCAAGCCCGTTCGAGATGTGCCCTGCCATCGTGCCGAATTTCCAGGCGCTCGTGGGTTTGCGCATCGGCAAAGGCTGGCGCAAACACGTGCAGGAGCGCTTGGGCGGGGTCAAAGGCTGCACGCATTTGGTGGAACTGGCGCTTGGCGCCATGGCGACGGCCGCTTTTCAGACGATCGTGCCGCTGCGCGCCAAGGAAAAACCGGCCGAGGATGGGCGCGCGGGCTTTCTCGACACCTGCCACGCGCTTGCCGCCGACAGCCCGGTCGTCGCCGCGCACTGGCCGCAGCTTTACACGGGCAAAAACTAG
- a CDS encoding ribbon-helix-helix domain-containing protein produces the protein MKMATAAPPRPRNVRIHGRRTSMRLETPFWTELEEIAHTLEMPIETLCERIADTAHRGNLSSAIRVFVLAWSRKKTRKHLRSRVN, from the coding sequence ATGAAGATGGCAACGGCGGCGCCGCCGCGCCCGCGCAATGTGCGCATCCACGGGCGTCGCACGAGCATGCGGCTCGAAACGCCGTTCTGGACCGAACTTGAAGAAATCGCGCACACGCTCGAGATGCCGATCGAAACGCTGTGCGAGCGCATCGCCGACACTGCGCATCGCGGCAATCTCTCCTCGGCAATCCGCGTTTTCGTGCTCGCTTGGTCGCGCAAGAAAACGCGCAAGCACCTGCGCAGCCGCGTGAACTAG